Within the Pseudomonas guangdongensis genome, the region ACCAGTCCGTCGAGGCCTTCTACCCCGATGCTGTAGACGTGATCGCGCTGGTCCTTGTTCATGATCTTCAGGGTGTAGACGTTCTCGATGCGGCCTTCCTCGTTCTCGCGGTACAGCACGCGGTCCTTGATCACGTCCAGCTCGGCCAGCGGGCGCATTACCAGCGCGGTACCGAAGGCGCCCATCATGATCAGCAGGGCGATGGCGTAGCCGATCAGGCGCGGGCGGGCGAGGTGGGTCTTCTGGCCGCTGAGGTTGTGCTCGGTGGTGTAGCTGACCAGGCCGCGCGGGTAACCCATCTTGTCCATGATGCTGTCGCAGGCGTCGACGCAGGCGGCGCAACCGATACAGGCGATCTGCAGGCCGTTGCGGATGTCGATGCCGGTCGGGCAGACATGCACGCACATCTTGCAGTCGATGCAGTCGCCCAGGCCCTGGGCCTTGTAGTCGGCATCCTTCTTGCGCGGGCCGCGCTGTTCGCCGCGGTTCGGGTCGTAGGAGACGATCAGGGTGTCCTTGTCGAACATCACGCTCTGGAAGCGCGAGTACGGGCACATGTGGATGCACACCTGCTCGCGCAGCCAGCCGGCGTTGCCGTAGGTGGCGAGGGTGAAGAAGCCGAACCAGAACAGCGCCCAGCCGTCGATGTTGAAGGTCAGCAGGTCGACGGTCAGCTGGCGGATCGGGGTGAAGTAGCCGACGAAAGTCAGTGCCGTGGCGGCGGCGACCAGCAGCCAGATGGCGTGCTTGGCGGCCTTGCGCAGGAACTTCTCGGCGCTCATGGGTTGCTTGTCGAGCTTCATACGCTGGTTGCGGTCACCCTCGGTGACCTTCTCGGCCCACATGAAGACCCAGGTCCAGACGCTCTGCGGGCAGGTGTAGCCGCACCACACGCGTCCGGCGAAGACGGTGATGAAGAACAGGCCGAAGGCGCAGATGATCAGGAGCCAGGACAGCAGCATGAAGTCCTGCGGCCAGAAGGTGGCGCCGAAGATGTAGAACTTGCGTTCGGGTAGGTTCCACCAGACGGCCTGGCGGTCGCCCCAGTTGAGCCAGGCGGTGCCGAAGAACATGAGGAACAGGAAGGCGCCGCTGATCAGGCGGATGTTGCGGAACAGGCCGGTGAAAGCCTTGGTGTAGATCATCTCGCGCTTGGCGTAGAGGTCGACGCTCTCGCCTTTCTTGGCGGGGGAGGGGGGGGTTACGTCCTTAACAGGAATCTGATCGCTCATCGGTCTCTACCACGGCTGGAGAAGGAGGTGCCCCGGCCGGTACTTGGCCGACCGGG harbors:
- the ccoG gene encoding cytochrome c oxidase accessory protein CcoG gives rise to the protein MSDQIPVKDVTPPSPAKKGESVDLYAKREMIYTKAFTGLFRNIRLISGAFLFLMFFGTAWLNWGDRQAVWWNLPERKFYIFGATFWPQDFMLLSWLLIICAFGLFFITVFAGRVWCGYTCPQSVWTWVFMWAEKVTEGDRNQRMKLDKQPMSAEKFLRKAAKHAIWLLVAAATALTFVGYFTPIRQLTVDLLTFNIDGWALFWFGFFTLATYGNAGWLREQVCIHMCPYSRFQSVMFDKDTLIVSYDPNRGEQRGPRKKDADYKAQGLGDCIDCKMCVHVCPTGIDIRNGLQIACIGCAACVDACDSIMDKMGYPRGLVSYTTEHNLSGQKTHLARPRLIGYAIALLIMMGAFGTALVMRPLAELDVIKDRVLYRENEEGRIENVYTLKIMNKDQRDHVYSIGVEGLDGLVYEGKREVLATAGEILSVPVELSIDPEQLPSSTNEILFTIKAADLPGKTFDAESRFIGPRVR